In one Sporomusa sphaeroides DSM 2875 genomic region, the following are encoded:
- a CDS encoding malate dehydrogenase, which yields MKISFIGSGKVGVAAAYTAALKGLAQEILLTDASADKAYGEALDLLQCQAFCPQARITHGQIRDTANSDIVVISAGIPRRADEPRVMLLSRNASLIAAIVKEAVALSPQCILLIITNPLDVMTHLAYQVSGLPAERVIGMGTVLDTARYRSYLAQHFSVDARDIDAYVIGEHGETMVPLTGNITIKGVPLATLPAYDNTVITRIGQEVEAASGQVIALKGGTIYAPAASACEILGAIVNDDRKVLPVSSFNSRYKTAVSLPTVVGRHGAGPVLNIPMSPSETTAFAHSVANIKRYVDELEV from the coding sequence ATGAAGATTTCATTTATTGGCAGCGGTAAAGTCGGAGTAGCTGCAGCGTATACGGCGGCATTAAAAGGACTGGCTCAGGAAATTCTGTTAACCGATGCCTCTGCCGACAAAGCTTACGGAGAAGCCCTTGACCTCCTGCAATGCCAGGCCTTTTGCCCTCAAGCCCGTATTACGCATGGCCAAATCCGGGATACCGCCAATTCGGATATTGTAGTTATCAGCGCCGGTATTCCCCGCCGGGCAGACGAGCCGCGCGTAATGCTGCTTTCCCGCAACGCAAGTTTAATTGCCGCGATCGTAAAAGAAGCAGTTGCCTTAAGTCCGCAGTGTATATTACTAATTATTACTAATCCACTTGATGTCATGACCCATTTAGCCTATCAAGTCTCCGGCCTTCCTGCCGAACGGGTGATAGGTATGGGAACTGTCCTTGACACCGCCCGCTACCGTTCCTATCTTGCACAGCATTTTAGTGTGGATGCCCGTGACATTGACGCCTATGTAATAGGAGAACATGGGGAAACGATGGTGCCGCTAACAGGCAATATAACCATCAAAGGCGTACCTTTAGCTACCCTGCCGGCTTATGATAACACTGTCATCACACGCATTGGTCAGGAAGTAGAGGCCGCTTCCGGGCAAGTAATTGCATTAAAAGGAGGCACTATTTACGCTCCTGCGGCATCTGCCTGCGAGATCCTGGGAGCTATCGTAAACGACGACCGGAAAGTTCTGCCGGTCTCCAGCTTTAACAGCAGGTATAAAACTGCGGTCAGTCTGCCCACAGTAGTAGGCCGGCATGGAGCAGGGCCGGTCCTTAACATTCCTATGTCTCCGTCTGAAACTACGGCCTTTGCTCACTCGGTTGCCAATATAAAAAGATATGTCGATGAATTAGAGGTATAA
- a CDS encoding TAXI family TRAP transporter solute-binding subunit → MKKVLSILAVSMLLIGMLAGCGGGKSTEQAAAKKEFVNIATGGTAGTYYPLGGALAEILNKNVANVNASAQSTGASVANINLLKDGKVEMALVQNDIAYYAVKGTEMFTGKQVPSLKAIATLYPETIQIVTVDKTGIKSIADLKGKRIAVGAAGSGTEANARQILETYGITYDDIKVQYLSFGEAASGLKDGNVDVAFVTAGFPTAAIQDIAAQHKVVLIPVEADKADALIKKYPFYAKVTIPVNAYPNQAADIPAVAVKAMLVVTDKMNADLTFNITKAMYDNLERLKAAHSVGKMITKENSQEGMSIELHPGAAKFFK, encoded by the coding sequence ATGAAAAAGGTGTTGTCAATTTTAGCTGTGTCCATGCTCCTCATTGGAATGCTGGCCGGCTGTGGCGGAGGAAAGTCCACGGAACAAGCAGCGGCAAAGAAAGAATTTGTAAACATTGCTACCGGTGGCACTGCGGGAACATATTATCCCTTGGGTGGAGCTCTTGCAGAAATTCTTAACAAAAATGTTGCCAATGTAAATGCCAGTGCGCAAAGCACCGGTGCTTCGGTGGCCAATATTAATCTGCTGAAAGACGGCAAAGTTGAAATGGCGTTAGTGCAAAACGATATTGCCTATTATGCCGTCAAAGGAACCGAGATGTTCACCGGTAAGCAGGTTCCCAGCTTGAAGGCAATTGCCACTTTGTATCCTGAAACCATTCAAATTGTAACTGTAGACAAAACCGGGATCAAGAGCATTGCTGATTTGAAAGGCAAGCGTATTGCCGTTGGTGCGGCAGGCAGTGGTACCGAGGCCAATGCCCGCCAAATTCTTGAAACCTATGGTATTACCTACGATGATATCAAAGTTCAGTACCTGTCCTTTGGCGAAGCCGCCAGCGGCCTGAAAGACGGAAATGTTGATGTTGCTTTCGTAACCGCCGGTTTCCCGACGGCAGCGATTCAGGACATTGCGGCCCAGCATAAGGTCGTGCTTATTCCGGTGGAAGCCGATAAAGCCGATGCCTTAATTAAAAAATATCCTTTTTATGCAAAAGTGACCATTCCGGTGAACGCTTATCCCAATCAGGCCGCCGATATTCCTGCTGTAGCGGTCAAGGCTATGCTTGTAGTCACCGACAAAATGAATGCCGATCTTACCTTCAATATTACCAAAGCGATGTATGATAACCTGGAGCGTTTGAAAGCCGCTCACTCTGTCGGCAAGATGATTACTAAAGAAAATTCCCAGGAAGGAATGTCGATTGAATTACATCCTGGCGCTGCCAAGTTCTTTAAATAG